In Beijerinckiaceae bacterium, the sequence CCAGCCGAAAAAGTCTATCCGCGGAATCGATCCGATACCGGCATCGCCATTGGTCAAGGCGGTCCAATTGACGAGAACGATGCGGATGATTTCGCCAAAGGCCAGCGTGACGACAGCCAGATAATCGCCGCGCAGCCGCAGCACGGGAAAGCCGAGCAAAGTCCCCCAAATCGCGGCGAGACCACCGGCGACGGGTAGGCAGAGCCAGAACGACCATCCCCATGTTGTGGAGAGGAGTGCGTAGGAATAGGCACCCACCGCATAGAAGGCCACATAGCCAAGATCGAGAAGACCGGCGAGCCCCACGACGATGTTCAAGCCCCAGCCGAGCATGACATAGAGCAGGATTTGGATGCCGTAATTATCGATCCATTTGAGCGAACCCGCCGGTCCCGCCAGATAAAGCGAGACAAAGGGGAAAGCGATAAGAGCAGCGACACCCGCGCTTGTAGCAAAACGGGAAAGTCCCGACAACGCGGAAATGATGTGTTGGGAGGACTTGCGGATTGCCTGGGGGACGGCGATGCGGCGCGCAAACATAAGGCCGAGAAAACGCAAGATAAAGGTCGCCGCAACGGCTATGAAGACGGCAAACCAGCGCTCCTTTAGAACGAGCTGGTGAGAAAAATCCGCTTCCGCCCGATAGGCGAGGATTGGAAAAGACAGCCCGAACATCAGGAGGGCGGCCTTTGAGGCGCCCTTCAAAGCTTCCCAGGCCTTGGCGTTGGGCTGGTTCGCAGACTCGTCGGAATATCGACTCATATTTTCTCGACATCCGGCCGGCCAAACAGGCCCGAAGGCATAAAGATCAATGTCACCGCGAGGATCGAGAAGGCCGCAACGTCTTTGTAGTCGCTTGAGAAATATGCAGACCAGAAGGTTTCGACGAGGCCGATCAAAAGGCCACCAAGAACCGCTCCTGGGAGGGAGCCGATCCCGCCAAGGACCGCCGCCGTGAAAGCCTTGATGCCGGGGACGAAACCATCGCCCGAGTTGATCACGCCGTAATACAAGAGATAGAGCACGCCGGCGACCGCCGCGAGCGCCGCGCCAATGACGAACGTCAAGGAAATCGTTCGATCGACATCTATGCCCAGAAGCGCCGCCATGTTTCTATCTTGCTCGCAGGCGCGCTGGGCCCGCCCCAGCGGCGTTTTTTGCACCAGAAACCAAAAGCCGGCGAGGAGCAGCGCGGTCAACACCACGATGAGGATTTGCTTGAACGAGAGAGTGACCGCGTAGGGGCCACCTTGAGTTAGCCGCATGACCTCGTTCAGCATTGGGGGGAGAGATTTGTTGCGCGGTCCTTGAACAAGATAAACGAAGTTCGACAGAAAAATCGACATTCCGATCGCCGAGATCAGCGGAGCCAGCCGAAACGATCCACGGAGGCGGCGATAAGCCAAGCGTTCGATCATATAGCTCCACAGCGAGGTCAGCGCCATGGCGGCGAAGAGGACTACGATAAAGCTCAATGCGAGAGAGTCGAAACCCAATATCTGCGTCAATGCCAGGTAGATAATCAGCGCGATGAAGGCCGACAGCATGAAAACATCGCCGTGAGCGAAATTCACCATTCCGATGATGCCGAAAACCATCGTGTAGCCGATGGCGATCAAACCATAGATTGAGCCCAGCGTAATGCCGTTGATCAATTGCTGCAGGAATATCTCCATAAAAATCCCTCACAATCGCAAATGTGAAGCTAGAGCATTTTTAAATCCCGGTAAAACAGCTTTGGCTGGTGTTTGGATAGAGGAACTCTTTGTTTATGATGCGGCGTTTGCTACCTGAGCCTCTGACCTGCTTACGCCGGCTGTTTTGAGACTTGATGTAAAATGGAGCTTGTTGACGGCATGGACGAATCGAAAAACAGCCGCAAGGAAATAAATGGCCAGCCCGGCCATGGCGTTGATTCCGCGCGGTTTCGGGAGGCGATGAGCCATGTTGCCGCCTCGGTGCATATTGTCACCACCGATGGGCCGGCCGGACCAGCGGGAATCACCGCGACGTCCGTCGCCTCGATCGCCGTCGAGCCGCCCATGATGTTGTTCTGCATCAACCGAAACTCGCCGTCGGCGGTCAGAATCGTCGAAAATGGGGTGTTTTGTATCAACACGTTGTCTCCCTCGGATGAGGCGCTGGCCGATATTTTTGCCGGTCGGACCCAACATCATCTGGAACAGCGATTTACGAGCGGCGAATGGACCAAGCTCGCGACCGGCGCTCCGGTCTTGACCAGCGCG encodes:
- a CDS encoding branched-chain amino acid ABC transporter permease, with amino-acid sequence MSRYSDESANQPNAKAWEALKGASKAALLMFGLSFPILAYRAEADFSHQLVLKERWFAVFIAVAATFILRFLGLMFARRIAVPQAIRKSSQHIISALSGLSRFATSAGVAALIAFPFVSLYLAGPAGSLKWIDNYGIQILLYVMLGWGLNIVVGLAGLLDLGYVAFYAVGAYSYALLSTTWGWSFWLCLPVAGGLAAIWGTLLGFPVLRLRGDYLAVVTLAFGEIIRIVLVNWTALTNGDAGIGSIPRIDFFGWPFIPGPDGFAALFHLKYLPIHRVVFLYFLILALALLTNALTSRLRRHPIGRAWEALREDEIACRSLGINTVTTKLTAFALGAFIAGIAGALFVARQNFVSPSSFTFIESATILAIVVLGGQGSQLGVALAAFGIIGGTELLREMGSLRHLFGNAFDPAQYRMLIVGMAMVVMMNWKPRGLVAFRTPSIFLTKEKPVTGPLAGEGHG
- a CDS encoding branched-chain amino acid ABC transporter permease LivH (LivHMGF is the membrane component of the LIV-I/LS branched-chain amino acid transporter), producing the protein MEIFLQQLINGITLGSIYGLIAIGYTMVFGIIGMVNFAHGDVFMLSAFIALIIYLALTQILGFDSLALSFIVVLFAAMALTSLWSYMIERLAYRRLRGSFRLAPLISAIGMSIFLSNFVYLVQGPRNKSLPPMLNEVMRLTQGGPYAVTLSFKQILIVVLTALLLAGFWFLVQKTPLGRAQRACEQDRNMAALLGIDVDRTISLTFVIGAALAAVAGVLYLLYYGVINSGDGFVPGIKAFTAAVLGGIGSLPGAVLGGLLIGLVETFWSAYFSSDYKDVAAFSILAVTLIFMPSGLFGRPDVEKI
- a CDS encoding 4-hydroxyphenylacetate 3-monooxygenase, with the translated sequence MDESKNSRKEINGQPGHGVDSARFREAMSHVAASVHIVTTDGPAGPAGITATSVASIAVEPPMMLFCINRNSPSAVRIVENGVFCINTLSPSDEALADIFAGRTQHHLEQRFTSGEWTKLATGAPVLTSAVAVFDCRLVEVKDVATHSIVIGIVEAVEFGPELTNLTYAHRKYRAI